A window of Mucilaginibacter paludis DSM 18603 contains these coding sequences:
- a CDS encoding beta-N-acetylhexosaminidase: MKNLLLYLFLLFSCYAGAQQCPVIPLPNHVEASTGSFLLSNGTPIVCSQPVLSKQAGYLQQQLLKVAGLTLSIRQYADAPVISVNIDPKLKTTNPEAYTLNINPKEIKITAATERGIFYATTTLLQLVRLAGVNNQLVTIPCWNIQDEPRYTWRGILLDESRHFFGMETVKEILDWMAFYKLNKFHWHLTDEPGWRLQIKAYPLLALVGGVGTLSDRFSPVQYYTQEHIKEIIAYAAERFIDVIPEVDMPGHAAAANRAYPVFSGGGSAKYPDFTFNPGLDTTYTYLSRILKETDALFPSQMIHLGGDEVSFGNEKWKTDLAVKQLMQKNGLADLPAVEHYFTTRMADTLFKLNNKVLLWDEAADSNLPKDKTIIFWWRHDKPAQLKKALDKGYPVVLCPRLPFYFDFVQDTSQLLGRRWQGDFTTLDKLYSFTTNYLPVAKEQQKQILGVQAALWTEYIASKAKLEYMLFPRITALAEVGWTFDGQKDLPKFRKRVEGQIRLYQQDAIYHYNPFHPSQTPEPLTASQLLIKY; the protein is encoded by the coding sequence ATGAAAAATTTGCTTCTGTACCTATTCCTGCTTTTTAGCTGTTACGCCGGGGCGCAGCAGTGCCCCGTAATTCCCTTGCCTAACCACGTAGAGGCAAGTACGGGGAGCTTTTTACTGAGCAATGGCACCCCCATTGTTTGCAGCCAGCCGGTACTGTCGAAACAAGCCGGTTATCTGCAACAGCAATTACTTAAAGTTGCCGGCTTAACGCTAAGTATCCGGCAATATGCCGATGCGCCAGTCATTAGTGTTAATATCGACCCTAAGCTCAAAACAACTAACCCGGAAGCTTATACGCTTAACATCAATCCAAAGGAAATAAAAATTACGGCGGCTACAGAGCGGGGAATATTTTATGCTACCACAACATTACTGCAATTAGTCAGGCTGGCCGGGGTAAATAATCAGCTGGTTACTATACCTTGTTGGAATATTCAGGATGAGCCGCGTTATACCTGGCGTGGAATTTTGCTGGATGAATCGCGCCACTTTTTTGGTATGGAAACTGTTAAGGAGATTTTGGACTGGATGGCTTTTTATAAGCTGAACAAGTTTCACTGGCACTTAACCGACGAGCCTGGCTGGCGTTTGCAAATCAAAGCTTATCCCTTATTAGCCCTGGTTGGTGGCGTGGGTACGTTATCCGACCGATTTTCACCGGTCCAATATTATACCCAGGAGCACATCAAAGAAATTATAGCTTATGCAGCCGAACGTTTTATTGATGTGATACCCGAAGTGGATATGCCCGGCCATGCCGCGGCTGCAAATCGTGCTTATCCGGTATTTAGCGGCGGCGGCTCGGCTAAATATCCTGATTTTACTTTTAACCCCGGCTTAGATACTACTTACACTTACCTGAGCAGGATATTGAAAGAAACCGATGCACTTTTTCCGTCGCAGATGATCCACCTGGGTGGCGACGAAGTGAGCTTTGGCAACGAGAAATGGAAAACCGATTTGGCTGTTAAACAATTGATGCAAAAGAACGGCTTAGCCGATTTGCCTGCCGTTGAGCATTATTTTACCACCAGAATGGCCGATACCTTGTTTAAACTAAATAACAAGGTTTTATTGTGGGACGAGGCGGCCGACAGCAACCTGCCGAAAGACAAAACCATTATTTTCTGGTGGCGGCATGATAAACCCGCGCAACTCAAAAAAGCGCTGGATAAAGGTTACCCTGTAGTTTTATGCCCCCGCCTGCCGTTTTATTTTGACTTTGTGCAGGATACATCGCAGCTTTTGGGCCGCCGGTGGCAGGGTGATTTTACTACGCTCGATAAGTTGTACAGTTTTACTACAAACTATTTGCCGGTAGCTAAAGAGCAACAAAAACAAATACTGGGGGTGCAAGCCGCATTGTGGACCGAATATATTGCCAGCAAAGCAAAGCTTGAATATATGCTCTTTCCGCGTATAACCGCATTGGCAGAGGTAGGCTGGACGTTTGACGGGCAGAAAGATTTGCCGAAGTTTCGCAAAAGGGTTGAGGGGCAGATCAGGCTGTATCAGCAGGATGCCATCTACCATTATAATCCTTTTCATCCATCTCAAACCCCCGAGCCCTTAACCGCCAGCCAATTATTAATTAAATATTGA